In the Malania oleifera isolate guangnan ecotype guangnan chromosome 1, ASM2987363v1, whole genome shotgun sequence genome, one interval contains:
- the LOC131147969 gene encoding phytosulfokines 3-like has protein sequence MSKLTNIFMIALLLCFAITHGGRPLPSDSQAKTQSGDVDTEQVEVFESCEGVTEEECLKRRTLVAHLDYIYTQGNKKYQKKEKP, from the exons ATGTCCAAACTCACCAACATCTTCATGATTGCCCTTCTCCTCTGTTTCGCAATAACCCACGGGGGCCGTCCTCTGCCGTCTGATTCTCAGGCCAAAACCCAATCTGGG GATGTTGATACAGAGCAAGTTGAGGTTTTCGAAAGCTGTGAAGGAGTTACAGAGGAAGAGTGCCTGAAGAGAAGAACTCTCGTCGCTCATCTCGACTACATCTACACCCAGGGCAACAAGAAGTATCAGAAGAAAGAGAAACCGTGA
- the LOC131161027 gene encoding phytosulfokines 3-like — protein MSKLTTLFLVALLLCFTFSYGVAARPDPSLPSGSGHQADTQLAAGEAEAAEHVEVEESCEGDGEEECLHRRNLEAHLDYIYTQGINKKP, from the exons ATGTCCAAACTCACTACCCTCTTCCTGGTGGCGCTCCTCCTCTGCTTCACATTCTCCTACGGCGTCGCCGCCCGCCCGGACCCGTCGCTCCCCTCCGGTTCCGGTCATCAGGCCGACACCCAACTAGCTGCAGGG GAGGCTGAAGCAGCAGAGCATGTTGAGGTGGAGGAAAGCTGCGAAGGAGATGGGGAGGAAGAGTGCTTGCACCGAAGGAACCTCGAGGCTCATCTCGACTACATCTACACCCAGGGCATCAACAAGAAACCCTGA